The following proteins are encoded in a genomic region of uncultured Ilyobacter sp.:
- the tnpA gene encoding IS200/IS605 family transposase, with protein MDSNSLAHTRWNCKYHIVFAPKYRRKVIYGKIKQDIGQILRKLCENKKVEIHEASACKDHIHMLVSIPPKLSVSSFMGYLKGKSSLMIFDRHANLKYKYGNRHFWCRGYYVDTVGRNRKRIEDYIRNQLQEDIAEDQLTLKEYIDPFTGGKVKKS; from the coding sequence ATGGATAGTAATAGTTTAGCACACACAAGATGGAATTGTAAATATCACATAGTCTTTGCACCTAAGTACAGGAGAAAAGTAATCTATGGAAAGATAAAGCAAGATATTGGGCAAATACTTAGAAAACTTTGCGAGAATAAAAAAGTAGAGATACACGAAGCAAGTGCATGTAAAGATCACATACATATGCTTGTGAGCATACCGCCTAAATTGAGTGTATCTAGTTTCATGGGGTATTTAAAAGGAAAAAGTTCATTAATGATATTTGATCGACATGCAAATCTAAAATATAAGTATGGAAACAGGCACTTTTGGTGCCGCGGATACTATGTAGATACAGTAGGTCGTAACAGGAAAAGGATCGAAGATTATATTAGAAATCAGTTGCAAGAAGATATTGCAGAAGATCAATTAACATTGAAAGAATATATTGATCCTTTTACTGGAGGTAAAGTAAAAAAGAGCTAG
- a CDS encoding phosphotransferase yields MGLILDKENIESYVKNQTDLFDLNSKLTIINIADQADEDNDGFINFIFRIMDDRGKSFILKQARPYMRIFDGESLDVSRNKLEYQTMRIRSGICNDYVPEIFHVDFENNAFIMEDLKAYRPLRFELSKMKRFNELAEQISEYMSKSNFYTSEYFLLSEDHKRLQAAFINIEMRDIMENATFIKDYFNDGKKRDDTHEAIVKWIWKQETVQIETLKSRDIFMKKGQCLVHGDLHTSNVLIRENSLKVIDMEYTFMGPFSADMGYFLANFIFVYGALMVREDCSTNEKLNYAEYILGTIQKTFDNYCKVFRECWEKDAKAVYKRVPGYLEEIERDFLFETMGIMASAAICRVSGDFELTDLNCIDDLQKKNRARSLIMLICHQVFKEREKYVGIDDLIKTIVDTRNIFMSMDGF; encoded by the coding sequence TTGGGATTGATTTTGGACAAAGAAAATATAGAGTCATATGTAAAAAATCAAACAGACTTATTTGATCTTAACTCAAAGTTAACGATTATTAATATTGCCGATCAGGCAGATGAAGATAATGATGGATTTATCAATTTTATATTTCGAATTATGGATGACAGGGGAAAATCTTTTATATTAAAGCAGGCTCGTCCCTATATGAGGATATTTGACGGAGAATCACTCGATGTCTCGAGAAATAAGCTAGAGTACCAAACAATGAGAATCAGGAGCGGTATATGTAATGATTATGTTCCGGAGATTTTTCATGTAGACTTTGAAAACAATGCCTTTATCATGGAAGATTTGAAAGCGTATAGACCTCTGAGATTTGAGTTGTCCAAAATGAAACGTTTTAATGAATTGGCAGAACAAATTTCAGAGTATATGTCGAAGTCAAATTTCTATACTTCTGAATATTTTCTTTTATCTGAAGATCACAAACGGCTTCAGGCAGCTTTTATCAATATTGAAATGAGAGATATCATGGAAAATGCCACCTTTATTAAGGATTATTTCAATGATGGCAAAAAGCGTGATGATACTCATGAAGCCATAGTGAAATGGATATGGAAACAAGAAACTGTGCAAATCGAGACTTTGAAAAGTCGGGATATATTTATGAAGAAGGGGCAGTGCCTGGTTCATGGTGATCTGCATACATCCAATGTTCTTATTAGAGAAAATAGCCTAAAAGTAATAGACATGGAATATACTTTTATGGGGCCTTTTTCGGCAGATATGGGATATTTTTTAGCCAATTTTATCTTTGTATATGGAGCTTTGATGGTTAGAGAGGACTGCAGCACAAATGAAAAATTAAATTATGCCGAGTATATCCTCGGTACCATCCAAAAGACCTTCGATAACTATTGTAAAGTTTTTAGAGAGTGTTGGGAAAAAGATGCCAAAGCTGTATATAAAAGAGTTCCGGGATATTTAGAGGAAATTGAAAGAGATTTCTTATTTGAAACCATGGGGATAATGGCTTCGGCAGCTATTTGCAGGGTGTCTGGTGATTTTGAACTGACTGATCTAAACTGCATCGATGACCTCCAAAAGAAAAACAGAGCTCGAAGCCTAATAATGTTAATCTGCCATCAGGTATTCAAAGAACGAGAAAAATACGTTGGCATAGATGATTTAATTAAGACAATAGTTGACACGAGGAATATATTTATGTCAATGGACGGATTCTAA
- a CDS encoding BMC domain-containing protein, which produces MDTIGIIELNSIARGIEVTDSLLKSAEVTLMKAGTICPGKYMVIVKGFVGAVKSAVKTGVEIGEENVVESKVITRLDLRVISAINAATEIQKMKSLGVIEFFDVTSALYAADSAIKAADVEIIEIRMGYAIGGKSFVTLTGDLSAVKTAVEVGSKAGEDNCMLVNKAVIASPRKELLESLL; this is translated from the coding sequence ATGGATACAATAGGAATTATTGAGCTAAACAGTATAGCTCGTGGAATAGAGGTAACTGATAGTTTATTGAAATCGGCAGAAGTAACTCTTATGAAAGCAGGAACAATATGCCCCGGAAAATATATGGTCATTGTCAAAGGTTTTGTAGGAGCTGTGAAATCAGCTGTGAAAACTGGGGTGGAAATAGGAGAAGAAAATGTAGTTGAAAGCAAGGTGATAACCAGACTCGATCTAAGAGTTATAAGTGCGATAAATGCAGCTACTGAGATACAAAAGATGAAGTCACTGGGAGTAATTGAATTTTTTGATGTCACTTCTGCTCTGTATGCCGCAGATTCAGCAATAAAGGCGGCAGATGTAGAGATTATCGAGATAAGGATGGGTTATGCTATAGGGGGTAAATCCTTTGTTACACTTACAGGAGATCTAAGTGCTGTAAAGACCGCTGTAGAAGTAGGGTCTAAAGCCGGGGAAGACAACTGCATGCTTGTGAATAAAGCTGTTATTGCTTCGCCTAGAAAAGAGCTTTTAGAAAGTTTGTTGTAG
- a CDS encoding PocR ligand-binding domain-containing protein → MNNLANDNENSLDVEFFQILQDRLSKEFQISSVITDVNGFPITKPSNFTEFCGNHTRKTELGLKKCMLCDSYGGTKAMLLKKPIVYKCHAGLIDFASPILMGDKLIGCFLCGQVLSEKPDKEKFIGISKEFGIDPDEYLEAVDKIKILPYEEIEYIANFVYKISSKISDFTYYQDVGIASSKNLKKSTDEFNFFLENIEETSSSSVGSDFKFAVKNLFLRISETLFKNFKSDDAKIFSINKHISSISNETSKIDTKLKETKENFETMTASLFTDKK, encoded by the coding sequence ATGAATAATTTAGCTAATGATAATGAAAATTCATTGGATGTAGAGTTTTTTCAAATATTACAGGACAGGTTATCAAAAGAGTTTCAGATATCAAGTGTGATAACAGACGTAAACGGGTTCCCCATAACGAAACCGAGTAATTTTACAGAATTTTGTGGAAATCATACCAGAAAAACAGAACTAGGTTTAAAGAAATGCATGCTTTGTGATTCATATGGGGGAACAAAGGCCATGCTTTTAAAAAAGCCTATAGTATATAAATGTCACGCTGGACTAATAGATTTTGCCAGTCCCATATTGATGGGGGACAAATTAATCGGGTGTTTTTTATGCGGACAGGTCTTATCTGAAAAACCCGACAAAGAAAAGTTTATAGGCATATCCAAAGAATTTGGCATAGACCCCGATGAATATTTAGAGGCAGTGGACAAAATAAAGATACTTCCCTATGAAGAGATAGAGTATATTGCGAATTTTGTTTATAAGATTTCATCTAAAATATCTGACTTTACCTATTACCAGGATGTGGGGATAGCCTCTAGCAAAAATTTGAAAAAAAGTACCGACGAGTTTAATTTTTTTCTAGAAAACATAGAAGAAACCTCTTCTTCCTCAGTTGGCTCAGATTTTAAGTTCGCAGTTAAGAATTTATTTTTGAGAATTTCAGAAACGCTGTTTAAAAACTTCAAGTCAGATGATGCTAAGATATTCTCTATAAATAAGCATATAAGTTCTATCTCCAACGAGACTTCCAAGATAGATACAAAATTAAAAGAGACAAAGGAAAATTTTGAAACTATGACTGCATCTTTGTTTACAGATAAAAAATAA
- the pduB gene encoding propanediol utilization microcompartment protein PduB, whose product MQEKLVEKMMAEVMEKLGGEQKKDEPVVSTECRLTEFVGATTLGDTIGLVIANVDPALHEAMGIDKKYRSIGIMGARTGAGPHIMAADEAVKATNTEVISIELPRDTKGGAGHGSLILFGAEDVSDAKRAVEVALSAVNEKFGDVYANDAGHIELQYTARASYACNKAFNAPLGKSFGLIVGAPAAIGVVIADTALKAANVEVLAYSSPSNGTSLSNESILAIYGDSGAVRQAVLTAKEVGVKLLETMGGSAPSVTTPYI is encoded by the coding sequence ATGCAAGAAAAGCTGGTAGAAAAAATGATGGCTGAAGTAATGGAAAAATTGGGAGGCGAACAAAAAAAAGATGAACCTGTTGTAAGTACAGAGTGCCGTCTTACGGAATTTGTAGGAGCTACAACTTTAGGTGACACAATAGGTCTTGTGATCGCCAATGTAGACCCTGCACTGCACGAAGCCATGGGGATAGACAAAAAATATCGTTCAATAGGAATAATGGGAGCAAGAACAGGGGCAGGGCCACATATAATGGCGGCAGATGAAGCTGTAAAAGCTACCAACACAGAAGTTATATCTATAGAACTTCCTAGAGATACCAAGGGGGGAGCAGGACATGGTTCTTTGATTTTATTTGGTGCTGAAGATGTATCAGATGCCAAAAGAGCTGTAGAAGTTGCTTTAAGTGCAGTCAATGAAAAATTTGGAGACGTCTATGCAAATGATGCAGGACATATAGAACTTCAATACACAGCTAGAGCTTCTTATGCTTGTAATAAAGCATTTAATGCACCTCTAGGGAAATCTTTTGGGTTGATAGTAGGGGCTCCGGCGGCTATAGGGGTAGTTATAGCAGATACAGCCTTAAAGGCAGCTAATGTAGAAGTTCTTGCTTATTCATCTCCTTCTAATGGAACCAGTCTTTCAAATGAGTCAATTTTAGCTATTTACGGAGATTCTGGAGCAGTTAGACAGGCAGTTTTGACAGCAAAAGAGGTAGGGGTTAAACTTCTTGAAACAATGGGAGGGTCTGCACCTTCAGTAACTACGCCATATATTTAA
- a CDS encoding iron-containing alcohol dehydrogenase, translating into MGIFHVKTEIYSGIGVREVLEMENLKKVIIITDPMMVKLGLVEIVEKSLEQLKVNYEIFDEVEVDPTLESVKKGLEKVMEFSPDKMIALGGGSAIDSAKSIYYFMKKSGKEIPIIAIPTTSGTGSEVTSYAVITDKKKKVKIPIKDEDMIPEKAILDPVFTKTLPRVVVADGGIDALTHAIESYTCKSANFYTQTFALTAIVGIFKNILKVYNNIEDEDGRIEMGKASCMAGIAFDRSGLGINHSIAHVIGGRFHKSHGRSNGVVLPYVIKFNSSDKETAKRYWQISKRLGLPSETKQQGAESLALAVEVLNKCIGIPSRVKEMEIDWENYKKLIPEMVKSALEDICTQGNVKGVSQEDMEKIFQMIY; encoded by the coding sequence ATGGGAATATTTCATGTCAAAACTGAAATATACTCCGGTATAGGGGTTAGAGAAGTTTTGGAAATGGAGAATCTGAAAAAGGTAATTATTATAACTGACCCTATGATGGTTAAGCTAGGATTGGTTGAAATTGTAGAAAAGTCTTTGGAACAGTTGAAAGTAAACTATGAAATTTTTGATGAGGTAGAAGTCGATCCGACTCTGGAATCTGTAAAAAAAGGGTTAGAAAAGGTAATGGAGTTCTCTCCTGATAAAATGATAGCTTTGGGAGGAGGTTCAGCTATAGATTCTGCTAAATCAATATATTATTTTATGAAAAAAAGCGGGAAAGAGATACCTATAATAGCTATTCCAACAACAAGTGGGACAGGTTCTGAAGTGACATCTTATGCAGTTATAACAGACAAGAAGAAAAAGGTAAAAATACCAATCAAGGATGAAGATATGATACCGGAAAAGGCAATACTTGATCCTGTATTTACTAAAACTCTGCCTAGAGTAGTTGTGGCCGACGGCGGGATAGATGCGCTGACACATGCCATAGAATCTTATACATGTAAAAGTGCAAATTTTTATACCCAGACATTTGCATTGACTGCGATAGTTGGAATTTTTAAAAATATTTTGAAGGTATATAACAACATTGAGGATGAAGACGGAAGAATTGAAATGGGGAAGGCTTCATGTATGGCCGGAATAGCCTTTGATAGATCCGGATTGGGCATAAATCATAGTATAGCTCATGTAATCGGAGGGAGGTTTCATAAATCTCACGGAAGGTCCAACGGAGTTGTTCTTCCATACGTAATAAAATTTAATTCAAGTGACAAAGAGACTGCAAAAAGATATTGGCAGATTTCTAAAAGGTTGGGTTTGCCAAGTGAAACAAAACAACAGGGAGCAGAAAGTCTCGCTTTAGCTGTCGAGGTTTTAAATAAATGCATTGGAATTCCAAGTCGTGTGAAAGAAATGGAGATAGACTGGGAGAACTATAAAAAATTGATTCCTGAAATGGTAAAATCTGCCTTGGAAGATATTTGTACTCAGGGAAATGTAAAAGGGGTTTCTCAGGAGGACATGGAGAAAATATTCCAGATGATTTATTAA
- a CDS encoding ATP-binding protein, which translates to MKIHRKIALSNTIIFTLYLTAGYIFLKENIRILMLKDHFFIKTIAAVFVFFILSNFISKFMLIAVYNTLEKLDKVISLINNKFIFNLRKELLNMEGCFHQIFSSIKIDIIDILVKESEIKKQKEKAEELSEKLTLLNKNLEQMVEKRTVQLKSAKEHAEAANRSKNEFLAKISHEMRTPLTPIIGYSRMLKKSELSDDTKDKLETIHNSGVKLLNFTNELLDFSKIEAGTVELNFEPFSIRDFFKEIYNEHCEKAEEKNLKFEIDLPKNDITIYSDKMKLYEVVKNLVHNAIKYTEKGSVLCTVEIRNSLLCFDVYDSGIGISDKNINYIFESFGQINKQSAGAGLGLSITKKIIEILKGDIKVESKLGIGTTFNVNIPIEIYKKSNENFSFNLRKLLNKTNPKIKPIILKALLKFPNRLKKLKDAYENRDIEEIRKINHEILGTYGNLNMAFIYGKSRDISRELKKDKVNFEKIISCISELENMNRTLEYDNIFKEYLNMKNKKLSILIAEDVEENREFLRALLDSESVELICVENGLLALKELQNKKFDIIFLDIQMPIMDGLQALQHIKSNFELKKIPTLALTAQAIVGDKEKYLPYGFDGYITKPINEPIFFSHLEYFINSEKEDD; encoded by the coding sequence ATGAAAATACATAGAAAAATAGCTCTTTCTAACACTATCATCTTCACCCTTTACCTGACGGCAGGCTATATTTTTCTAAAGGAAAACATAAGGATTTTAATGCTCAAAGATCATTTTTTTATTAAAACAATCGCGGCTGTCTTTGTTTTTTTCATCTTGTCAAATTTCATCTCAAAATTCATGTTAATTGCCGTCTACAACACTCTTGAAAAACTAGATAAAGTAATATCTCTTATAAACAACAAGTTCATCTTTAACCTACGAAAAGAGCTTTTAAATATGGAAGGATGTTTTCACCAGATTTTTTCATCTATCAAAATAGACATTATCGATATTTTAGTCAAAGAGAGTGAGATAAAAAAACAAAAGGAAAAAGCTGAAGAGCTAAGCGAAAAACTAACTCTTTTGAATAAAAACCTAGAACAGATGGTTGAAAAGAGAACTGTGCAGTTAAAATCTGCAAAGGAGCATGCTGAAGCTGCAAACCGTTCTAAAAATGAATTTTTGGCAAAAATCAGCCATGAAATGAGAACACCTCTAACCCCTATAATCGGATATTCCCGTATGCTAAAAAAATCGGAATTATCTGATGATACAAAGGACAAACTTGAAACTATACACAACTCTGGAGTAAAGTTACTTAACTTTACAAATGAACTTTTAGACTTTTCAAAAATAGAAGCTGGAACAGTTGAACTGAATTTTGAACCTTTCAGCATCAGAGATTTTTTCAAAGAGATTTACAACGAGCACTGTGAAAAAGCTGAAGAAAAAAATCTGAAATTTGAAATTGACTTGCCTAAAAATGATATAACAATATATTCTGACAAAATGAAGCTCTATGAAGTTGTAAAAAATTTGGTTCATAATGCCATTAAATATACAGAAAAGGGTTCTGTTTTATGTACCGTAGAAATAAGAAACAGCTTATTATGTTTTGATGTTTATGACAGCGGCATCGGAATATCTGATAAAAATATCAATTATATTTTTGAGAGTTTCGGGCAGATAAACAAGCAGTCTGCAGGGGCAGGACTAGGTCTTAGCATAACTAAAAAAATAATTGAGATTTTAAAGGGAGATATAAAGGTAGAGAGTAAGCTAGGTATCGGAACAACTTTTAATGTGAACATTCCCATTGAGATTTATAAAAAATCAAATGAAAATTTTTCTTTCAACTTAAGAAAATTACTAAATAAGACAAACCCGAAAATAAAACCAATTATCTTAAAAGCTCTACTGAAATTCCCCAATAGATTAAAAAAACTAAAGGACGCTTACGAAAATAGGGATATAGAAGAGATCAGAAAAATCAACCATGAAATTTTAGGAACATACGGAAATTTAAACATGGCATTTATCTATGGAAAATCCCGGGATATATCAAGAGAACTAAAAAAAGATAAGGTTAATTTTGAAAAAATCATCTCATGTATCTCAGAACTAGAAAATATGAATCGTACCTTAGAATACGATAATATTTTCAAAGAATATTTGAATATGAAAAATAAAAAATTGAGTATTCTTATAGCCGAAGATGTGGAAGAAAACAGAGAGTTTCTGAGAGCCTTATTAGATTCAGAATCAGTAGAATTAATTTGTGTGGAAAACGGATTGTTAGCTTTAAAGGAATTACAGAATAAAAAGTTTGATATTATCTTTTTAGACATTCAAATGCCTATAATGGATGGGCTTCAGGCCTTACAGCACATAAAATCAAATTTTGAATTAAAAAAAATCCCAACCCTTGCTCTGACAGCCCAGGCTATAGTCGGAGACAAGGAAAAGTATCTACCCTATGGATTTGACGGGTATATAACCAAACCTATCAATGAACCAATATTTTTTAGTCATTTAGAATATTTCATAAACAGTGAAAAGGAGGATGATTAA
- a CDS encoding acetate kinase yields the protein MKVLVINCGSSSLKYQLINPETEEVFAIGLCDRIGIHGSKFELEVPASNFELEKEKDMGTHKDALEMVIAALTDEEFGVVKSVAEIDAIGHRVAHGGENFSRSVLIDREVLEAIGANNCLAPLHNPENLMGILTCMLLMPGKPNVAVFDTAFHQTMPAEAFMYAIPYSEYKELKVRKYGFHGMSHKYVSTTAREIMGKPEMSKIIICHLGNGASIAAVKDGKSIDTSMGLTPTDGLMMGTRCGDVDPGALFYIKNKRGLSDKDMDTKINKKSGILGIFEKSSDCRDLEIARAGGDVRAELAINMMTYRIRSYIASYAAAMGGVDMICFTGGIGENSSLIRSKSLEKLKFMGIELDEEANSVRKKGNVKLSKNSSKVAIYKIPTNEELVIARDTFNIIQGK from the coding sequence ATGAAAGTTTTAGTAATAAATTGTGGCAGTTCTTCGTTGAAATATCAACTGATAAACCCTGAAACAGAAGAAGTTTTTGCTATAGGTTTATGTGATAGAATAGGTATTCACGGGTCTAAGTTTGAACTTGAAGTTCCTGCAAGCAATTTTGAATTAGAAAAAGAAAAAGATATGGGCACACATAAAGACGCACTTGAAATGGTAATAGCGGCTCTTACAGATGAAGAGTTCGGAGTCGTTAAATCTGTGGCAGAGATAGACGCCATAGGTCACAGAGTAGCTCACGGAGGAGAAAATTTCTCTAGATCGGTCCTGATAGATAGAGAAGTGTTAGAAGCTATAGGCGCTAATAACTGCCTGGCACCACTTCATAATCCTGAAAACTTGATGGGGATATTGACATGTATGTTACTTATGCCTGGAAAGCCCAATGTAGCAGTATTTGATACTGCATTCCATCAGACCATGCCTGCAGAAGCTTTTATGTATGCAATTCCATATTCAGAGTATAAAGAATTAAAAGTCAGAAAATACGGATTCCACGGGATGTCTCATAAATATGTTTCTACAACAGCCAGAGAGATTATGGGTAAACCTGAGATGTCAAAAATTATTATCTGCCATCTTGGAAACGGAGCCTCTATAGCTGCAGTAAAGGACGGAAAAAGTATCGATACGTCCATGGGTCTCACTCCTACAGACGGGCTGATGATGGGAACAAGGTGCGGTGATGTGGATCCAGGAGCACTTTTTTATATCAAAAATAAGAGAGGACTTTCTGACAAAGATATGGATACAAAAATAAATAAAAAATCTGGAATTCTTGGAATATTTGAAAAATCCTCTGACTGCAGAGATCTTGAAATTGCAAGAGCTGGTGGGGATGTGAGGGCAGAACTTGCTATAAATATGATGACATATAGAATCAGATCATATATAGCATCTTATGCTGCAGCTATGGGTGGTGTCGATATGATTTGTTTTACCGGGGGAATCGGGGAAAACTCTTCGCTGATAAGATCCAAGTCACTTGAAAAGTTGAAATTTATGGGTATAGAACTCGATGAAGAAGCCAACTCTGTAAGAAAGAAAGGTAATGTAAAACTTTCTAAAAACTCTTCTAAAGTAGCAATTTACAAAATCCCTACAAATGAAGAATTGGTAATAGCAAGGGATACTTTTAATATAATACAAGGTAAATAA
- a CDS encoding 4Fe-4S dicluster domain-containing protein — MDIVQKIREAGIVGAGGAGFPTHIKFSVDKVDYLLVNGAECEPLLQIDKYLMREKSSEIIKVLEELGGRIQAKEIHIALKGKYKDEIMELEKAIKNLNSRVKIFKMGTYYPAGDEQQIVFEVTGRTVPEAGIPLDVGVIVTNVGTLVNIYEAVDSNKPVVDKFLSIHGEVTNPIIIKTPIGMTLEKCIEAAGGTTIDKYKIIVGGPMMGRVVDKENLSKEVVTKTTGALIVVPEDHYMVYRNGKTVKHIVNEAKSTCIQCRMCTDLCPRYLIGHKLRPHRIMRNVSMLENDSEILKEALLCCECGICELFACPMQISPRLVNIYLKNIFRENNVRFEKSTRELKADSMREYRKVPTNRLISRIGMSKYTDFSETKAVALDSDQVSIPLKQHIGAPAKAVVAVGDHVECGQLIGEVKEGLGANVHSSIEGVIIGIGDSVIIKKQGGE; from the coding sequence ATGGATATTGTTCAAAAAATACGTGAGGCTGGAATTGTAGGTGCCGGAGGCGCGGGTTTTCCCACTCACATAAAATTTTCTGTTGATAAGGTAGATTATTTACTGGTAAATGGAGCTGAATGCGAACCTCTTTTACAAATAGATAAGTACCTGATGAGGGAAAAGTCCAGTGAAATAATCAAAGTTTTGGAGGAGTTAGGGGGAAGAATACAGGCTAAAGAGATACATATCGCTCTCAAAGGAAAGTATAAAGATGAAATCATGGAGCTAGAAAAGGCTATAAAAAATTTAAATTCTAGGGTGAAAATATTTAAGATGGGGACATATTATCCTGCTGGAGACGAGCAGCAAATTGTCTTTGAGGTGACTGGACGGACAGTTCCAGAGGCTGGGATACCCCTTGACGTGGGAGTAATTGTGACAAATGTGGGAACCCTTGTAAATATATATGAGGCTGTGGACTCAAATAAACCAGTGGTCGATAAATTCTTGAGCATACACGGGGAAGTTACCAATCCCATTATTATAAAGACACCTATAGGGATGACTTTGGAAAAGTGTATAGAGGCAGCTGGAGGAACAACAATTGATAAATACAAGATAATCGTCGGTGGACCTATGATGGGGAGGGTAGTAGATAAAGAAAACCTGTCAAAAGAGGTAGTTACAAAAACAACAGGAGCACTTATTGTGGTCCCAGAAGATCACTACATGGTCTACAGAAATGGGAAAACAGTAAAGCACATAGTAAATGAAGCTAAGTCAACTTGCATACAGTGCAGGATGTGCACCGATCTATGTCCAAGATATCTAATTGGTCATAAGCTAAGACCCCACAGGATAATGAGAAATGTAAGTATGTTAGAAAATGATAGTGAGATACTAAAAGAGGCCTTGCTCTGCTGTGAGTGCGGTATCTGCGAGCTCTTTGCATGTCCTATGCAGATATCTCCTAGACTTGTAAATATATACTTAAAAAATATATTCAGGGAAAATAATGTCAGGTTTGAAAAAAGCACAAGAGAACTTAAGGCAGATTCAATGAGGGAGTACAGAAAAGTACCGACCAACAGGCTTATAAGCAGAATAGGTATGAGTAAATATACTGATTTTTCTGAAACAAAAGCAGTGGCCTTAGATTCAGACCAAGTTTCTATTCCCCTTAAACAGCATATTGGTGCACCTGCAAAAGCAGTGGTGGCAGTGGGGGACCATGTAGAGTGCGGTCAGCTCATAGGCGAGGTAAAGGAAGGTTTAGGAGCAAATGTCCATTCTAGTATAGAGGGTGTCATAATCGGGATAGGTGATTCTGTAATTATAAAAAAACAAGGGGGCGAATAA
- a CDS encoding response regulator transcription factor translates to MVKILIIEDSEETTELLKVILHKENNIEIFEASSVKEGMKIITLKKPNIILLDLNLPDGNGSYVCEKLRKNPDSYNNPFILAITADGSQSSINKNLELGCDDYIKKPFNQRELLIRIKKFIKRVPEKKHVLTYEKINVNLENKNVVYDADNITLSKNEFKLLTFFIVNKGILLNREKILDHVWDDNFEISNKAVDQCLKRLRKKIPLLNDVLISKRGFGYILK, encoded by the coding sequence ATGGTCAAAATCTTAATTATAGAGGACTCTGAAGAAACCACAGAACTTTTGAAGGTGATACTGCACAAGGAAAACAATATAGAGATTTTTGAGGCAAGCTCAGTTAAAGAGGGGATGAAGATAATAACTCTGAAAAAACCCAATATAATACTTTTAGACCTTAACCTGCCAGATGGGAACGGAAGCTATGTCTGCGAAAAGCTTCGAAAAAATCCCGACTCTTATAACAATCCATTTATTTTGGCCATCACTGCAGACGGTTCTCAGAGCAGTATAAACAAAAACTTAGAACTAGGCTGTGATGACTATATAAAAAAACCATTTAATCAAAGAGAGCTTTTAATCAGAATAAAAAAATTCATCAAAAGAGTTCCTGAAAAAAAACATGTATTAACTTATGAAAAAATAAATGTAAATTTGGAAAATAAAAATGTTGTTTACGATGCTGACAACATAACACTTTCTAAAAATGAATTTAAACTATTGACATTTTTTATAGTAAATAAGGGTATTTTACTGAATAGGGAAAAAATATTAGATCATGTATGGGATGACAATTTTGAAATAAGCAACAAGGCCGTCGATCAGTGTCTAAAAAGGCTCAGAAAAAAGATTCCGTTATTAAATGATGTATTAATATCCAAAAGAGGATTTGGGTATATCTTAAAATAA